The following coding sequences are from one Heterodontus francisci isolate sHetFra1 unplaced genomic scaffold, sHetFra1.hap1 HAP1_SCAFFOLD_534, whole genome shotgun sequence window:
- the LOC137363938 gene encoding probable G-protein coupled receptor 139, whose product MHANNIFSFLHFPAVNLVAIVILSRGKCGLSKCITYYLVSMAAADLLAVITAVILNQIIDIYFPGNYLSLTPVCQIKTALSYLSNDLSVWFTVAFTFDRFIAICCQKLKAKYCTKETAAAIIGMVLILSCLQNIPWYFAYEPLYISNGLPWYCRFRSIFYTSPLWRAFSYFDSIATPFLPFFIILLLNALTVRYILVASRVRKALKGNTSSANNPDPEMQNRKKSIILLFSISANFILLWLTFTIHYVYYRITNNYSYTGYDDPVYIFQETGYMLLLLSCCTNTFIYAVTQSKFREELKKMVTYPVSQICSAFLFQ is encoded by the coding sequence ATGCATGCCAATAACATCTTTTCTTTTCTGCATTTCCCTGCAGTTAATCTCGTGGCAATTGTGattctgtcccggggaaagtgcggtctctcgaaATGCATCACCtactacctggtgtccatggcagcggcggatctgctGGCTGTTATCACTGCCGTTATACTCAATCAGATCATTGACATTTACTTTCCCGGAAATTATCTGTCGCTTACTCCAGTATGTCAGATAAAAACCGCCCTGTCATATTTATCTAATGATCTTTCTGTCTGGTTTACCGTCGCATTCACATTTGACCGCTTtatagccatttgttgccagaagctgaaagcaaaatattgcaccaaggaaaCGGCAGCTGCAATCATAGGCATGGTGCTTATTCTGAGCTGTTTACAAAACATTCCATGGTACTTTGCATATGAACCTCTGTACATAAGTAACGGACTGCCCTGGTATTGCAGATTTAGGTCAATCTTTTATACCTCACCCCTCTGGCGAGCATTTTCTTATTTCgactccatagcaacaccttttctgCCATTTTTCATTATTTTGCTTCTCAATGCTCTAACAGTAAGATATATATTAGTGGCCAGCAGAGTCCGCAAGGCACTGAAAGGCAACACCAGCTCTGCAAATAATCCTGATCCTGAGATGCAGAAcagaaagaaatccatcattttactcttcagcatatccgccaattttatactgttatggctgaCGTTCACAATCCATTACGTGTATTATCGAATTACGAATAATTATTCTTACACAGGCTATGATGATCCTGTTTATATCTTTCAAGAGACAGGATATATGCTTCTACTTTTGAGTTGCTGcacgaacacatttatttatgcagtgactcaGTCTAAATTCAGAGAAGAGTTAAAGAAAATGGTGACATACCCAGTGAGTCAGATTTGCTCAGCATTTTTGTTTCAATAA